The Streptomyces sp. NBC_01197 genome window below encodes:
- a CDS encoding dihydrolipoyl dehydrogenase family protein, translated as MTDGMKNTVYDVVVIGAGPVGENVADRARAGGLSTAVVESELVGGECSYWACMPSKALLRPVTARADARRVPGLRGAVQGPLDAAEVLAHRDEYTSHWKDDGQVSWLADIGADLYRGQGRLTGRRTVVVTGPEGEQQLTARHAVAVCTGSRAAIPELPGLAGARPWTSREATSAQSVPGRLVIVGGGVVATEMATVWQALGSRVTMLVRGGGLLPRMEPFAGELVASALKEAGADLRFHMSAASVERGDGPVTVVLEDGERIEADEILIATGRAPRTDDIGLETVGLTAGSWLTVDDSCRVEGSDWLYAVGDVNHRALLTHQGKYQARIAGAAITARAQGVPLLETDRWGAHAATADHAAVSQVVFTDPEAASCGLTLAEAESAGHRVRAVDYDMAGVAGAGLYGDGYRGRARMVVDLDREIVVGATFVGPGVSELLHSASVAIAGEVPVERLWHAVPAYPTISEVWLRLLETYRH; from the coding sequence ATGACGGATGGCATGAAGAACACGGTGTACGACGTGGTGGTGATCGGCGCGGGCCCGGTCGGAGAGAACGTGGCCGACCGCGCCCGCGCCGGCGGCCTGAGCACCGCGGTGGTCGAGAGCGAACTGGTGGGCGGCGAGTGCTCGTACTGGGCGTGTATGCCGAGCAAGGCCCTGCTGCGCCCGGTGACGGCGCGCGCCGACGCACGCAGGGTCCCCGGACTGCGCGGGGCGGTACAGGGGCCGCTCGACGCGGCCGAGGTGCTTGCCCACCGGGACGAGTACACCTCGCACTGGAAGGACGACGGCCAGGTCAGCTGGCTGGCGGACATCGGAGCGGATCTCTACCGCGGCCAGGGCCGGCTCACCGGCAGGAGGACCGTCGTCGTCACAGGTCCCGAGGGGGAGCAGCAGCTGACCGCGCGGCACGCGGTCGCCGTGTGCACGGGAAGCCGCGCGGCCATTCCGGAGCTGCCCGGACTGGCCGGTGCCCGGCCCTGGACCAGCCGTGAGGCGACCAGCGCCCAGTCGGTCCCCGGACGTCTGGTGATCGTCGGCGGGGGCGTGGTGGCCACCGAGATGGCCACCGTCTGGCAGGCCCTCGGCTCCCGCGTGACGATGCTGGTGCGCGGCGGCGGGCTGCTGCCGAGGATGGAGCCCTTCGCGGGCGAGCTGGTGGCATCCGCGCTCAAGGAAGCGGGGGCGGATCTCCGGTTCCACATGTCCGCCGCCTCGGTCGAGCGGGGCGATGGACCGGTGACGGTGGTGCTTGAGGACGGCGAGCGGATCGAGGCCGACGAGATCCTCATCGCCACCGGCCGCGCCCCGCGCACCGACGACATCGGCCTGGAGACGGTGGGCCTGACCGCGGGCTCCTGGCTGACCGTGGACGACAGCTGCCGGGTCGAGGGCAGCGACTGGCTGTACGCCGTCGGGGACGTCAACCACCGGGCCCTGCTGACCCATCAGGGCAAGTACCAGGCCCGTATCGCCGGTGCCGCGATCACCGCACGGGCGCAGGGCGTGCCGCTGCTCGAGACGGACCGCTGGGGCGCCCACGCCGCGACCGCCGACCACGCGGCGGTCTCCCAGGTGGTCTTCACGGATCCGGAGGCTGCCTCGTGCGGTCTCACCCTCGCCGAGGCGGAGAGCGCCGGGCACCGGGTCAGGGCAGTGGACTACGACATGGCGGGCGTCGCGGGAGCGGGCCTGTACGGCGACGGGTACCGGGGCCGCGCCCGTATGGTCGTCGACCTCGACCGCGAGATCGTCGTAGGTGCCACATTCGTGGGCCCGGGAGTCAGCGAGCTGCTGCATTCGGCGTCGGTCGCGATCGCGGGGGAGGTCCCCGTCGAGCGGCTGTGGCACGCGGTCCCGGCATACCCGACGATCAGCGAGGTGTGGCTGCGGCTGCTGGAGACGTACCGCCATTAA
- a CDS encoding dodecin, producing the protein MTDHTYRVTEIVGTSHEGVDQAIRNGLGRASDTLRGLDWFEVTEVRGQIVDGRVEHYQVGLKVGFRLEDEG; encoded by the coding sequence ATGACGGACCACACCTACCGGGTGACGGAGATCGTCGGTACCTCGCACGAGGGCGTGGACCAGGCCATCCGCAACGGCCTGGGGCGCGCGTCCGACACCCTCAGGGGTCTCGACTGGTTCGAGGTCACCGAGGTGCGCGGGCAGATCGTGGACGGCCGGGTCGAGCACTACCAGGTCGGCCTGAAGGTGGGCTTCCGGCTGGAGGACGAGGGGTGA
- a CDS encoding extracellular solute-binding protein, with product MKNRPGLSCAVLLATALTATALTGCGHLPGMGDSTTTVTVWLMKGSASDGFVQHFTKEYESEHKDIRLAVRIQEWGGIGAKVTAALRSGEGPDLIEVGNTQVAMYAESGGLRDLTLESARDLRSQDWLPGLADPGSIDGAQYGIPWYAANRVVIYNKDLFRAAGITEPPKTRTQWIKDTEELNHGGRQGIYLAGQDWYTLSGFIWDEGGELADEAGGNYTGALDSPAAIRGMAFYKKLQGLGDGPRNADEAHPQQADVFAGGDVAQIIAVPGTAQTILKSNPRLKGKLGFFPIPGRTAAKPSEVFTGGSDLIIPDKARHGDAAVGVVEALAGRKWQTELARTMSYVPNKAKLAGAVKGEEGTAAMAAGAARGRATPNSPRWAAVEADNPIKPYMTAVLTGEDAGTAAKKASKLLTDELVDR from the coding sequence GTGAAGAACCGTCCAGGCCTGAGCTGCGCAGTCCTGCTCGCCACCGCGCTCACCGCCACCGCGCTCACCGGCTGCGGCCATCTGCCGGGCATGGGGGACAGCACCACCACCGTCACGGTGTGGCTGATGAAGGGCAGCGCGTCCGACGGCTTCGTCCAGCACTTCACCAAGGAGTACGAGAGTGAGCACAAGGACATCAGGCTGGCTGTCCGGATCCAGGAGTGGGGCGGCATCGGCGCCAAGGTCACGGCGGCCCTTCGGTCCGGCGAAGGACCGGACCTGATCGAGGTCGGCAACACCCAGGTCGCGATGTACGCGGAGAGCGGCGGGCTGCGCGACCTCACCCTCGAATCGGCCCGCGACCTCCGCAGCCAGGACTGGCTGCCCGGTCTCGCCGACCCCGGAAGCATCGACGGCGCCCAGTACGGCATCCCCTGGTATGCGGCCAACCGGGTCGTCATCTACAACAAGGACCTGTTCAGAGCCGCGGGGATCACCGAACCGCCGAAGACCCGCACGCAGTGGATCAAGGACACCGAGGAGCTCAACCACGGCGGCCGGCAGGGGATCTATCTGGCCGGGCAGGACTGGTACACCCTCTCCGGCTTCATCTGGGACGAGGGCGGTGAGCTGGCCGACGAGGCCGGCGGCAATTACACCGGCGCCCTCGACAGCCCGGCCGCGATCCGGGGAATGGCCTTCTACAAGAAGCTCCAGGGCCTCGGCGACGGACCCAGGAACGCGGACGAGGCCCACCCGCAGCAGGCCGACGTGTTCGCGGGCGGCGACGTCGCGCAGATCATCGCGGTACCCGGCACGGCGCAGACCATTCTGAAGAGCAATCCGCGGCTCAAGGGCAAGCTCGGTTTCTTCCCTATCCCCGGGAGGACGGCGGCCAAGCCGTCGGAGGTGTTCACCGGCGGCTCCGATCTGATCATTCCTGACAAGGCGCGCCACGGTGACGCGGCGGTCGGCGTCGTGGAGGCTCTGGCCGGACGCAAGTGGCAGACCGAGCTGGCCCGGACCATGAGCTATGTCCCCAACAAGGCCAAGCTGGCAGGCGCGGTCAAGGGCGAGGAGGGGACGGCCGCGATGGCCGCGGGCGCGGCACGCGGGCGGGCCACCCCGAACTCGCCGCGCTGGGCGGCGGTCGAGGCGGACAACCCGATCAAGCCCTATATGACGGCAGTGCTCACCGGTGAGGACGCGGGAACGGCCGCGAAGAAGGCGTCGAAGCTCCTCACGGACGAGCTGGTGGACCGCTGA
- the egtA gene encoding ergothioneine biosynthesis glutamate--cysteine ligase EgtA has protein sequence MTMPLLTEVDAEHLLRCICFKTGPPRTVGVELEWLVHDLHRPQSPVSDDRIGRAQTVVRALPLVSALTFEPGGQLELSSLPATSLTECVDSVSADLAAVRGALRGEGLVLTGLGQDPWHPPRRLLREPRYDAMEKYLDRHGTAGRSMMCGSASIQVCLDAGHAEPGPLGYGRRWKLAHLLGAVLVAAFANSPHRQRRTTGWLSTRQSQWADLDPVRSLAPDDGPEPRDAWAAHVLDAPVMCIRADSGPWPVPDNLSFRDWLRTGLPRPPTREDLDYHLTTLFPPVRPRGHLELRMIDAQAGEDGWTVPLAVTAALFDDPAAAETVYRAVKPLAETAGGARAPRNPLWETAARSGLADPELRAAAVLCFAAAQEALPRLGATTAVQDAVAAFTERYVARGRCPADDLLDPDHGKDLRP, from the coding sequence ATGACTATGCCGCTGCTTACCGAGGTGGACGCGGAGCACCTGCTCCGATGTATCTGCTTCAAGACAGGACCGCCCCGTACGGTCGGGGTCGAGCTCGAATGGCTCGTCCACGACCTGCACCGCCCGCAGTCGCCGGTATCCGACGACCGGATCGGGCGGGCACAGACGGTGGTGCGCGCCCTGCCGCTCGTCTCAGCGCTCACCTTCGAGCCCGGCGGGCAGCTGGAACTCAGCTCGCTGCCCGCCACATCGCTGACCGAGTGCGTCGACTCGGTGTCCGCCGACCTGGCCGCGGTGCGCGGCGCGCTGCGCGGTGAGGGGCTGGTACTCACCGGTCTCGGCCAGGACCCCTGGCACCCGCCGCGCAGGCTGCTGCGCGAACCGCGCTACGACGCGATGGAGAAGTATCTGGACCGCCACGGGACCGCCGGCCGGTCCATGATGTGCGGTTCGGCCTCCATCCAGGTCTGCCTGGACGCGGGGCACGCCGAGCCGGGGCCGCTGGGCTACGGCAGGCGCTGGAAGCTGGCGCATCTGCTGGGCGCGGTGCTGGTGGCCGCGTTCGCCAACTCGCCGCACCGCCAGCGCCGTACCACCGGCTGGCTCTCCACCCGGCAGTCCCAGTGGGCCGACCTCGACCCGGTGCGGTCACTGGCGCCGGACGACGGTCCGGAGCCCCGGGATGCCTGGGCCGCGCACGTCCTGGACGCTCCGGTGATGTGCATCCGGGCCGACTCGGGACCATGGCCTGTCCCGGACAACCTCTCGTTTCGGGATTGGCTGCGTACCGGCCTGCCCAGGCCACCGACCCGTGAGGATCTGGACTACCACCTGACCACGCTGTTCCCTCCGGTGCGGCCGCGCGGCCATCTCGAACTGCGCATGATCGACGCGCAGGCCGGCGAGGACGGCTGGACGGTGCCGCTCGCGGTGACCGCCGCGCTCTTCGACGACCCGGCCGCCGCCGAGACCGTGTACCGCGCCGTCAAACCCCTGGCGGAGACCGCGGGCGGGGCACGCGCGCCACGCAACCCGCTCTGGGAGACCGCGGCCAGGTCCGGCCTCGCCGACCCCGAGCTGCGCGCCGCCGCGGTGCTCTGCTTCGCCGCCGCGCAGGAGGCGCTCCCCCGGCTCGGCGCCACCACCGCTGTGCAGGATGCGGTAGCCGCCTTCACCGAACGCTATGTCGCACGGGGCAGGTGTCCCGCCGACGATCTGCTGGATCCCGACCACGGGAAGGATCTCCGCCCATGA
- the egtD gene encoding L-histidine N(alpha)-methyltransferase: protein MSPFQLTRTLPEDATGAALRADVLQGLTRTPKTLPPKWFYDARGSELFEQITALPEYYPTRAEREILLARAGDIADATGARTLIELGSGSSEKTRHLLDALPALEMYIPVDVSGSALTAAADALLAERPGLAVHALIADFTRELALPAAPGPRLVVFLGGTIGNLLPPERATFLRSVRSLLEPGDHLLLGTDLVKDASVLVPAYDDAAGVTAAFNKNVLSVIDRELGADFDPDAFDHVAVWDSENEWIEMRLRARGAFTVKIPELDLAVPFEAGEEMRTEVSAKFRQERVRAELDAAGLSLRHWWTDSGGRFALSLSGPPARP, encoded by the coding sequence GTGAGTCCCTTCCAGCTGACCCGCACCCTGCCCGAGGACGCGACCGGGGCCGCCCTGCGCGCGGACGTGCTCCAGGGCCTGACCCGTACGCCCAAAACGCTGCCGCCCAAGTGGTTCTACGACGCACGGGGCAGTGAGCTCTTCGAACAGATCACCGCGCTGCCCGAGTACTACCCGACCCGGGCGGAGCGGGAGATCCTGCTCGCCCGCGCGGGCGACATCGCGGACGCCACCGGCGCGCGCACCCTGATCGAGCTGGGTTCGGGGTCGTCGGAGAAGACCCGGCACCTGCTCGACGCGCTGCCCGCGCTGGAGATGTACATCCCGGTGGACGTGAGCGGGAGCGCGCTCACCGCGGCGGCGGACGCGCTGCTCGCCGAGCGGCCGGGGCTCGCCGTGCACGCGCTGATCGCGGACTTCACCCGCGAGTTGGCGCTGCCGGCTGCTCCGGGGCCGCGGCTCGTGGTCTTCCTTGGCGGCACCATCGGGAATCTGCTGCCGCCCGAGCGGGCCACGTTCCTGCGCTCCGTACGGAGTCTGCTGGAGCCGGGCGACCACCTGCTGCTCGGCACGGACCTGGTCAAGGACGCGAGTGTGCTGGTCCCCGCGTACGACGACGCGGCCGGTGTCACCGCCGCTTTCAACAAGAACGTACTGAGCGTCATCGACCGGGAGCTGGGGGCGGACTTCGACCCGGACGCCTTCGACCATGTCGCGGTCTGGGACAGCGAGAACGAGTGGATCGAGATGCGGCTGCGGGCGCGCGGGGCGTTCACCGTGAAGATCCCTGAGCTGGATCTGGCGGTGCCGTTCGAGGCGGGCGAGGAGATGCGGACGGAGGTGTCCGCCAAGTTCCGCCAGGAGCGGGTACGGGCCGAACTGGACGCGGCGGGCCTCTCGCTGCGCCACTGGTGGACGGATTCCGGCGGGCGGTTCGCGCTGTCGCTCAGCGGTCCACCAGCTCGTCCGTGA
- the egtB gene encoding ergothioneine biosynthesis protein EgtB, translating to MTADPTAVRRSALDALTAARSRTSALTDCVEDSELTAQHSPLMSPLVWDLAHISNQEEQWLLRAVAGREAMRPEIDSVYDAFEHPRASRPSLPLLQPAEARRYASEVRGRVVDVLESAPLHGRPLVDAGFAFGMIAQHEQQHDETMLITHQLRSGPTALTAPAPPRTDSSALADEVLVPGGPFTMGTSDEPWALDNERPAHQRLVPAFHIDTTPVTNGAFLRFIEDGGYRDERWWTERGWDLVRGHDLAAPLFWRHEGGQWLRRRFGAVEPVAPEEPVLHVSWYEADAYARWAGRRLPSEAEWEKAARHDPATGRSYRYPWGDEDPTPERANLGQRHLGPAAAGSYPDGESPLGVRQLIGDVWEWTSSDFLPYPGFVAFPYREYSEVFFGPDHKVLRGGAFSVGEVACRATFRNWDLPVRRQIFAGFRTARDA from the coding sequence ATGACCGCCGACCCCACCGCTGTGCGCCGCAGCGCGCTCGACGCGCTCACCGCGGCGCGCAGCCGCACCAGCGCTCTGACGGACTGTGTCGAGGACAGCGAACTCACCGCGCAGCACTCGCCGTTGATGTCCCCGCTCGTCTGGGATCTGGCGCACATCTCCAACCAGGAGGAGCAGTGGCTCCTGCGGGCGGTCGCAGGCCGCGAGGCGATGCGCCCCGAGATCGACTCGGTCTACGACGCCTTCGAGCACCCGAGGGCCTCCCGCCCCTCGCTGCCGCTGCTCCAGCCCGCCGAGGCGCGCCGCTACGCGTCGGAGGTACGGGGCCGGGTCGTCGACGTACTGGAGAGCGCCCCGCTGCACGGGCGCCCGCTGGTCGACGCCGGGTTCGCCTTCGGCATGATCGCCCAGCACGAGCAGCAGCACGACGAGACGATGCTCATCACCCACCAGCTCCGCAGCGGCCCCACCGCGCTGACCGCCCCCGCGCCGCCGCGTACCGACAGCAGCGCCCTTGCGGACGAAGTCCTCGTCCCCGGCGGCCCGTTCACCATGGGTACGTCGGACGAGCCGTGGGCGCTGGACAACGAACGGCCCGCGCACCAGCGGCTCGTGCCGGCCTTCCATATCGACACCACCCCGGTGACCAACGGCGCGTTCCTGCGGTTCATCGAGGACGGCGGGTACCGCGACGAGCGCTGGTGGACGGAGAGGGGCTGGGACCTGGTCCGCGGCCATGATCTGGCCGCGCCGCTGTTCTGGCGCCACGAGGGCGGCCAGTGGCTGCGCCGCCGCTTCGGCGCCGTGGAGCCGGTGGCGCCCGAGGAGCCGGTGCTCCATGTGAGCTGGTACGAGGCGGACGCCTATGCCCGCTGGGCGGGGCGGCGGCTGCCGTCCGAGGCCGAGTGGGAGAAGGCCGCACGCCACGACCCGGCGACCGGCCGTTCGTACCGCTACCCCTGGGGCGACGAGGACCCCACCCCCGAGCGGGCGAACCTGGGCCAGCGCCACCTCGGCCCTGCCGCGGCGGGCAGCTACCCGGACGGTGAATCTCCGCTCGGGGTACGGCAGTTGATCGGCGATGTGTGGGAGTGGACGTCCAGCGACTTCCTGCCCTATCCGGGCTTCGTCGCCTTCCCCTACCGCGAGTACTCGGAAGTGTTCTTCGGCCCGGACCACAAGGTGCTGCGCGGCGGCGCGTTCTCCGTCGGTGAAGTGGCCTGCCGGGCGACCTTCCGCAACTGGGACCTGCCGGTGCGCCGTCAGATCTTCGCCGGCTTCCGGACCGCGAGGGATGCCTGA
- a CDS encoding thiolase family protein, with amino-acid sequence MSIRDVYIVDAVRTPVGKFAGALSGVRPDDLAAHVVRSLVDRTPELDPSRIDDVYFGDANGAGEDNRDVARMAVLLAGLPVSVPGVTVNRLCGSGLEAVIQAARAVAVGDASVAVAGGVESMSRAPWVLQKPERAFQAGHQQLHSTTLGWRMTNSRMPDEWTVPLGEGAELIADKHGITREQQDAFALASHGKAAAAWDTGHYDGEVVPYDGADLVRDECIRAESSMEALARLKPVFRKDGTVTAGNASPLNDGAAALLLVDDEGLRATGREPLARIRASAVTGVEPQLFGLGPVEAVRRALAKAGRGFADLTTFELNEAFAAQSLGCLAEWPELDPAVVNPRGGAIAIGHPLGASGARLAGSVAHQLAAAGSGTGLAALCIGVGQGLALVLER; translated from the coding sequence ATGAGCATCCGCGACGTGTACATCGTCGACGCAGTCCGTACGCCGGTCGGGAAATTCGCGGGGGCGCTCTCCGGGGTGCGCCCCGACGACCTGGCGGCCCACGTCGTCAGGTCGCTCGTGGACCGGACGCCGGAACTCGACCCGTCGCGTATCGACGACGTGTACTTCGGCGACGCGAACGGCGCGGGTGAGGACAACCGTGACGTGGCCAGGATGGCCGTGCTGCTGGCGGGACTTCCGGTCTCCGTCCCCGGTGTCACCGTGAACCGGCTCTGCGGCTCCGGGCTCGAAGCCGTCATCCAGGCGGCCCGCGCCGTCGCGGTGGGCGACGCCTCGGTGGCCGTGGCGGGCGGGGTCGAGTCGATGTCGAGGGCCCCCTGGGTGCTGCAGAAACCCGAACGTGCCTTTCAGGCCGGACACCAGCAGCTGCACTCCACGACGCTCGGCTGGCGGATGACCAACTCCCGGATGCCCGACGAGTGGACAGTCCCGCTCGGTGAGGGCGCCGAACTCATCGCCGACAAGCACGGCATCACCCGGGAGCAGCAGGACGCCTTCGCCCTGGCCAGCCACGGCAAGGCGGCCGCGGCCTGGGACACGGGCCACTACGACGGGGAGGTCGTGCCGTACGACGGCGCCGACCTGGTACGCGACGAGTGCATCCGCGCCGAGTCGAGCATGGAGGCGCTCGCCCGGCTCAAGCCCGTCTTCCGCAAGGACGGCACGGTCACCGCGGGCAACGCGTCCCCGCTCAACGACGGCGCGGCCGCCCTGCTGCTGGTCGACGACGAGGGGCTGCGGGCCACCGGCCGGGAACCGCTCGCCCGCATCCGGGCGTCCGCGGTGACCGGTGTCGAGCCGCAGCTGTTCGGGCTCGGCCCGGTCGAGGCGGTCCGGCGGGCGCTCGCCAAGGCGGGCAGGGGATTCGCCGACCTCACCACCTTCGAGCTGAACGAGGCATTCGCCGCCCAGTCGCTCGGCTGCCTGGCCGAATGGCCGGAACTCGACCCAGCCGTCGTGAACCCGCGGGGCGGCGCCATCGCGATCGGCCACCCGCTCGGCGCGTCAGGGGCGCGGCTCGCGGGCTCCGTCGCACATCAGCTGGCCGCGGCCGGCTCCGGCACCGGACTGGCAGCCCTCTGCATCGGCGTCGGCCAGGGCCTCGCGCTCGTACTCGAACGCTGA
- the trxA gene encoding thioredoxin, whose product MTTVELTKENFDDVVTDNDFVLIDFWASWCGPCRQFAPVYEGAAERHDDLVFAKVDTEAQQELAAAFEIRSIPTLMIVRDNVAVFSQPGALPEAALEDVIGQARALDMDEVRKSVENAKEA is encoded by the coding sequence ATGACCACGGTCGAACTCACCAAGGAAAACTTCGACGACGTCGTGACCGACAACGACTTCGTCCTCATCGACTTCTGGGCTTCTTGGTGCGGCCCGTGCCGTCAGTTCGCCCCCGTCTACGAGGGCGCTGCGGAGCGGCACGACGATCTCGTCTTCGCGAAGGTCGACACGGAGGCCCAGCAGGAACTGGCCGCGGCATTCGAGATCCGCTCCATCCCCACCCTGATGATCGTGCGTGACAATGTCGCGGTCTTCTCACAGCCCGGCGCTCTGCCGGAAGCCGCTCTGGAGGATGTGATCGGACAGGCCCGCGCGCTGGACATGGACGAGGTCCGCAAGTCCGTGGAGAACGCGAAGGAGGCGTAG
- a CDS encoding type II toxin-antitoxin system PemK/MazF family toxin has protein sequence MTTYQGDHTDLPGSTGPTATTDAEPRDIGPVRTSYAPAHDGDPDPGEIVWTWVPYEENDGRGKDRPVLVVAREEADTLLAVRLSSKPHDTDREWLAIGAGPWDREGRESWVDLDRVLRVHGDGMRREACALDRPRFDAVVERLRERYGWS, from the coding sequence ATGACGACGTATCAGGGTGACCACACCGACCTGCCCGGCAGCACGGGCCCGACCGCCACAACTGACGCCGAACCCCGGGACATCGGCCCCGTCAGGACCTCGTACGCCCCTGCCCACGACGGCGATCCCGACCCCGGCGAGATCGTCTGGACCTGGGTGCCGTACGAGGAGAACGACGGCCGCGGCAAGGACCGCCCGGTCCTGGTGGTGGCGAGGGAGGAGGCGGACACCCTGCTCGCCGTCCGCCTCTCCAGCAAGCCGCACGACACGGACCGGGAGTGGCTGGCGATCGGCGCCGGGCCGTGGGACCGCGAGGGGCGCGAGTCCTGGGTCGATCTGGACCGGGTGCTGCGGGTGCACGGGGACGGGATGCGGCGCGAGGCCTGCGCACTCGACCGGCCGCGGTTCGACGCCGTCGTGGAACGGCTCAGGGAGCGCTACGGCTGGAGCTGA
- a CDS encoding glycosyl hydrolase family 18 protein — protein sequence MITARTSRMALSLTAVVCALATALPARAAASGPRDTPDTGAASRTASAWLPYWDQESGYQDALRHAGQLHTVSPFWYKAAAADRISGHPGAGDPRIINGLHRAGIDVVPTVMDMDTMKPGRLASILTTPALRAAHTAALVRLARSHGYDGIDLDYETITTTATPEYRKVRAAYAAFVTGLCAKLHAVQKQCVVTVSPQTAATGRIWDYAEIGRAADRMRIMAYDLHWSGGPPGPLSSTAWYGDILRRATALVPAGKIEMALPGYGWDWPADGSRAARHVTWKQAEALRRQVGAPYALDPASGTPHFTYRDGEEPRTVWYQDARGASVQLAAVRKYGVRNTSLWALGFEDPGLWKVLARQ from the coding sequence ATGATCACTGCACGTACATCCCGTATGGCCCTTTCACTGACGGCCGTCGTCTGCGCCCTGGCCACGGCGCTCCCCGCCCGGGCGGCCGCATCCGGCCCGCGCGACACCCCGGACACCGGAGCCGCCAGCCGCACCGCCTCGGCCTGGCTCCCCTACTGGGACCAGGAGAGCGGGTACCAGGACGCCCTGCGCCACGCCGGTCAGCTGCACACCGTCAGCCCCTTCTGGTACAAGGCCGCAGCGGCGGACCGCATCTCAGGACATCCCGGTGCGGGCGACCCGCGCATCATCAACGGACTGCACCGCGCCGGGATCGATGTCGTCCCCACGGTCATGGACATGGACACCATGAAGCCGGGCCGGCTGGCGAGCATCCTCACCACACCCGCGCTGCGCGCCGCGCACACCGCGGCCCTGGTCCGGCTCGCGCGGAGCCACGGCTACGACGGCATCGATCTCGACTACGAGACCATCACCACCACCGCAACACCCGAGTACCGCAAGGTGCGAGCCGCCTACGCGGCCTTCGTCACCGGCCTCTGCGCGAAACTGCACGCGGTGCAAAAGCAGTGCGTCGTCACCGTCTCGCCGCAGACGGCCGCCACGGGCCGGATCTGGGACTACGCCGAGATCGGCCGGGCCGCGGACCGGATGCGCATCATGGCGTACGACCTGCACTGGTCGGGCGGCCCGCCCGGCCCGCTCTCCAGCACGGCCTGGTACGGCGACATCCTGCGCCGGGCGACCGCACTCGTACCCGCGGGAAAGATCGAGATGGCGCTGCCCGGCTACGGCTGGGACTGGCCGGCCGACGGCAGCCGCGCGGCCCGGCACGTGACCTGGAAGCAGGCGGAGGCGCTGCGCCGCCAGGTGGGCGCGCCCTATGCGCTCGACCCGGCGTCGGGCACCCCGCACTTCACGTACCGGGACGGGGAGGAGCCCAGGACCGTCTGGTACCAGGATGCGCGGGGCGCCTCCGTACAGCTGGCGGCGGTACGCAAGTACGGGGTGCGCAACACGTCCCTCTGGGCGCTCGGCTTCGAGGATCCCGGCCTCTGGAAAGTGCTCGCCCGGCAGTGA
- the egtC gene encoding ergothioneine biosynthesis protein EgtC, translating to MCRHIAYVGPPEPLGEVLSRPPHSLVRQSWEPRRQRHGTVNADGFGVGWYADDDPLPARYRRAGPIWSDLSFADLARVVRSGAALAAVRDATEAGADGEAAAAPFAAGPWLFSHNGALTGWPVSAAPLAAALPPAELLGMAARCDSALIWALVLHRLREGDPLGQALADTVTDLAAAAPGSRLNLLLTDGAAIAATAWGDTLWYLTEPGTAAGAAARTVVASEPYDDGPGWREVPDRTLLVATRTDVQLTPLKEPTA from the coding sequence ATGTGCCGTCATATCGCTTACGTGGGGCCGCCTGAACCACTCGGCGAGGTGCTGTCGCGGCCCCCGCACTCGCTGGTCCGCCAGTCCTGGGAGCCGCGCAGGCAGCGCCACGGGACAGTCAACGCCGACGGGTTCGGGGTCGGCTGGTATGCCGATGACGACCCGCTGCCCGCGCGCTACCGGCGCGCCGGACCGATCTGGTCCGACCTCTCCTTCGCCGATCTCGCCCGGGTCGTACGCAGCGGGGCGGCGCTGGCAGCAGTCCGCGACGCCACCGAGGCGGGCGCCGACGGCGAGGCCGCGGCGGCGCCGTTCGCCGCGGGCCCCTGGCTGTTCAGCCACAACGGCGCGCTCACGGGCTGGCCCGTGAGCGCCGCACCGCTCGCCGCCGCGCTCCCGCCAGCCGAACTGCTCGGGATGGCGGCGCGCTGCGACTCCGCGCTGATCTGGGCACTCGTCCTGCACCGGCTGCGGGAGGGCGATCCGCTCGGCCAGGCGCTGGCCGACACCGTCACCGACCTCGCGGCTGCCGCGCCCGGCTCGCGGCTCAACCTGCTGCTGACCGACGGCGCCGCCATCGCCGCCACAGCCTGGGGCGACACCCTCTGGTATCTCACGGAGCCCGGCACGGCCGCCGGCGCGGCCGCCCGCACCGTCGTCGCCTCGGAGCCGTACGACGACGGTCCGGGCTGGCGCGAAGTCCCCGACCGCACCCTGCTCGTGGCCACCCGCACCGATGTCCAGCTGACCCCACTCAAGGAGCCCACGGCGTGA